Part of the Brachyhypopomus gauderio isolate BG-103 unplaced genomic scaffold, BGAUD_0.2 sc98, whole genome shotgun sequence genome is shown below.
TCCACACGTTTTGGACAAAAACTGGTTCTGAAGGCTTCACGGCAGCGTCGTATAGCCCCGAGAGCCCGCGTACATCCCCCGTGTGTCTCTGTTAAAGCCAACGTGACACAATATCCTCGGGATGATCTAGTAGTTCGGCTCGGCTCGGTTCGGCTCGGGTTTGGTCGGGCTGTACGCGTCTCGCGCCTGGCAAGTTTGGCACACACACCGCTCTCCACCCTTTCCTCGCTGATAAAACACACGGCCTTGGGTTAAGAAACTTAACGCTCGTTCTGCAGTGCTGTTTTACGACTTCTGCTGACAGGTTCCTCAGCGTGTTTCTCACGATCTCGCTACTGTAAACACGGCTAGATGTGCTGAAGATGCGCGCGCGCCGCAGGACCGTCCTGGGTTATGTCACGTGCGCGGCGTGTCCGCACAGGACGGACCTGGTTCCGTGAGTcgggaagagtggtgtggtggttatgcTTGGGTTAGGGTGACAGTTGGGGCTTTCCAAAACGTTTGTTTATGTGCTTTTGTGTCGGTGGGAGGCCAAACGAGGCACGAGAATACGGGACAGATTCTTCCACTAATAAACGCGTCCAGCTGCCTTTTACTCTCTCTATCTTAGGTTTGTAGAATGTTGTAGAATTGCATTGTTgtagaatagtgtgtgtgtgtgtgtgtgtgtgtgtgtgtgtgtaagagagagagagagagataacaaGTCCTCAACTGACCCCGCGTTTCTCCAGAAGCATCAACGTCATCGTTTTCTATTCTAAAAAAAGATCAGATCCATCTTATCGCTCCCCTTGTGCTGATGGAGATGTGGTGAGCTATAGATACCTGTCCACAGATCAGCCTCATCTGAAAACTGTATAGGAGACCGATATTGTCTTCCAACCCTAACACCTctacacaaacacctacacaaacCCTAACACCTctacacaaacacctacacaaacCCTAACACCTctacacaaacacctacacaaacCCTAACACCTctacacaaacacctacacaaacCCTAACACCTctacacaaacacctacacaaacCCTAACACCTctacacaaacacctacacaaacCCTAACACCTctacacaaacacctacacaaacCCTAACACCTctacacaaacacctacacaaaccctaacacccctacacaaacacctacacaaaccctaacacccctacacaaacacctacacaaaccctaacacccctacacaaaccctaacaccccaacacaaacacctacacaaaccccaacacccctacacaaacacctacacaaccctaacacccctacacaaactCTTGATCTTGATTGACTGCTGGTTATACTGGTTACTGTGAACCTAACTGTCACAACCAACTGAACAGcgtggagagaggagggggagggagagagaatttCATTTGTTAATAGCTTCacagaaaataaatgaaaactACTCTTATAAAGTTCTGCATCGTTTTCTCTTTAGTTCAGTGAGTCACTCTGCAGCCTCTTCTTGCTACACAATGTCTTACTATAGTGTGTAGTGTcacaacacacactgtacacactccCTATATACACAATGTCTTACTATAGTGTGTAGTGTcacaacacacactgtacacactccCTATATACACAATGTCTTACTATAGTGTGTAGTGTcacaacacacactgtacacactccCTATATACACAATGTCTTACTATAGTGTGTAGTGTcacaacacacactgtacacactccCTATATACACAATGTCTTACTATAGTGTGTAGTGTcacaacacacactgtacacactccCTATATACACAATGTCTTACTATAGTGTGTAGTGTcacaacacacactgtacacactccCTATATACACAATGTCTTACTATAGTGTGTAGTGTcacaacacacactgtacacactccCTATATACACAATGTCTTACTATAGTGTGTAGTGTcacaacacacactgtacacactccCTATATACACAATGTCTTACTATAGTGTGTAGTGTcacaacacacactgtacacactccCTATATACACAATGTCTTACTATAGTGTGTAGTGTcacaacacacactgtacacactccCTATATACACAATGTCTTACTATAGTGTGTAGTGTCacaacacactgtacacactccCTATATACACAATGTCTTACTATAGTGTGTAGTGTcacaacacacactgtacacactccCTATATACACAATGTCTTACTATAGTGAGTAGTGTcacaacacacactgtacacacacatcttCAGAGTGTTCTTGGAGAAAGGCATGTTTCAGCACACACCGCACTATAGCAGTTAGACCGCAATTAGACAGTTGGCACAAAGAATTCAttatcacagcacacacacaaattcattatcacggtacacacacacacacacacacacacacacacacacacacacacacacacacacacacacacagcatccccACTGCCAGAAGATTCTGCTACATTTGTTTCCCtatcggggtgtgtgtgtgtgtgtgtgtgtgtgtgtgtgtgtgtgtgtgtgtgtgatttgccAGCAGTGCTGTCTCTCTTTGCACAGCCTGCTGACTCCAGTGTTGACTCGGTTACATAAGTACATTATTTAATATTACGCTCGCACAATGGAAACACATGCTTTGATTtttgttgcatgtgtgtatatgtgagagtgagacaaacaaagggacacacacacacacacacacacgcacacacacacacatacacacacacacgcactctgaTGGTTCCTTGATGTAACTTGAGATGTATGACTTAATGCTAGAGGTATTTAAGTCACACTGTCTTACCCTCCAGTctgcacacacagatgtacatacacatacacacacacaaacatacatacccCATTATAACAGCATTACATCggcacacacacttcaaccacCATCCCTGTATCTTCAGATGGCCGTTGACCCCTGAACTCTGCGTAAGGGGTGATAGCTGACTAACCTCAACCTTAGACAACCCACCCTGCTGTCCTCTGAGGCCAACACTAACAAACATGGATCTCTAAACAGCACCACATGCTAGCTGGATTTCTCGTCTTCTGCTTATTAGAACTCGGCATCATCCCCCTGCACCCATTCACCCAATGCGGACCGGCCCGAGTGCAATACGGCCCGTGTGCAGACCGGCCTGTGTGTGGGCCGGCCCGTGTGTAGAACAGGACCGGTGTCTTGAGAGTTATCTTGGCCCCCCTGATGGCTGCGTGTTTCTCAGTGTTCGGGCGGCTGACGAAGGtgccctgaggaagaggagtttgCGGAGGGATAAGCGTGTGTGTACACGCCCACCCGTGTGCAGGAGCTGCAGAGACACTGCAGTGTGTCCATGAGGAAtgtctgcagtgtgtctgtTGTCCAGTAGAGAACACATGCTAATGTCTGtcccaccacctctctctctctctctctctctctctctctctctctctctctctctcacccctctctctctctctctctctctctctctctctctctctcaggtagaATGGAGCGGTGTGGAAGTCGCTGACGCTGGGAAGTCTGACCCATTGGGATTGATTGTAGGTCATGTCTGGGAGGACTCTGCAGGAATTCTCCTTAGCTGGATAAAGTGATGCTGACACACGTCTTTTCCTGAACCAGAGCCATCCCTGTCTCTCCAATTGGACCGTCTTGTCCTCCCCTCCTGTTCCACACTGCTGCCCGAGCTGTCTCTGTGTTGTCCTGCTGGACGGCGGGTACCTGTCATGGCCGCCAAGGCCCCCATCTACCTGAAGCGGAGGAGCCGTAAGGGCAAGAAGGAGAAACTTCGGGACCTGCTGTCATCGGACATGATCAGCCCTCCGCTGGGCGACTTCCGCCACACCATCCACATCGGCAGCGGCGGCGGGGACGACGACCTCTTCGGCGACCTCTCCTTCCTCCAGGGCAAGTTCCACCTGCTGCCGGGGCAGCAGGACCCCCAGGGGGGGAGTTCGCTGAGCCGGGCCGCCAGTGTGAGCGGGGCCCCCCCGGCCACCGACAGCTCGCCGCTGCTGAAGAACGCCGTGTCACTGCCCGTCATCGGCGCCGTGCAGGCTCTCACCCTCCCAGCTGGGCCGGCAACAGTTGCCACGACGAGGGTGCCCCAGCTTCCGCCGTCGCCGCCGAGCATGGCCCCGCCTCCCAAGCCCCCCAGGCTGCACCTGGAGTCTCCGCCCTCATCTCTCCCTGCCTCGCCGAGTCgcaccacccccccctcccttgGGCCCTGCCTAGAAGGAGGGGGGCGTGGGAGGGGCGCAggcgaggatgaggaagaggaagagcgtCCATACCTGTCTCACGCCggctcccttctctctctgcaCCTGGACCTGGGTCCGTCCATACTGGACGACGTCCTGCAGATCATGGACAGTCAGAGGACGACAACCTTCAACGGAGGCTTCACACCCAGTGGACGAAAAGAAGTCTTCATCTGAGAcacggagacagagacagagagacggagacAAACGAGAGACGTTCTTTTCTGCTTCTACAGAGCGTGACAAGCATTCTCCTTCACTGcaggggagacacacacacacacttagccgCCCCCTTTTTCACTCTTAGTTACCGTCATGAACAGACTTGGaccctggcacacacacacacacacacacacacacacacacacacacacacacacacacacacacacacacacacacatttgccttACTTACTTCTTCAGTCTCAGCTGCTTTATTAAGGCCCTTCTCCACCTGGGTTCTCTATTTTTAACGTGAAGCAGTTTTGCAACACCCCTGATCTGAAGCCCGGATTGCTGTTATCTTCACAGATGTACCATGTGTGGGTGCACTTGTGTGCATGCGTTGCCGTCAGTCTGGATTATGTTTAATTGAGCAGAGCTGTTAACTACAGGAGGAGCACgcccctccccacactccctgcctcccCACCACACGTGCACCAGTTTCGCTGGTTAGGCAACCGGTAACCGGTATCATACATGTCACTTAAACCGACAGAGGGTAAATCATTACTGTATATTAACTTGTCAAGGTGAAACGGCTAAGGGACCGGGCGATGATGTCACAATGCAGACCCTCTTTATGAGGTAGACGGAATGTTCCGGAACACTGCCTCCGCTTGCAGGGGCCTCAGGCCTGCCAGACCCAGGTGACCACTTCCTGCTGTACTGCTAATGTTTCAACGCATATTCATCAGCTGGGGTTCTGATTGGTTAGGAGAGCAGTCAGTCACACGGCTGCAGTCTCCAAGAATGCCTGACTCTCAAATGGGCACCTGCACTATATATGATGTTGCCAACTGGTGATTATACTTGGGTTTTCAGTAATCAAATGGCTAAGATGTCTACTGAGCTTGGTTAATACGATTGTGGGAATGATATTCTGTATGAATGGGTCTGTAACAGGGTCATGGGTCAGTCCGCACCACTCCTCCCAGAATATTCTCTTTAATGAAAATGTTATGAAAACATAGAACGTGTGTGTTCTTTTTCTTGGGGTAGGTTTTGCAGGTTTGAGCATTCAGCCATTATGACGACTTCAGTCTCCCCTCTGGCTCACATAGGGGCTGGCTTCTCCCTTATCTGGGAGAAACCTGACACACCCATGTGACCTATCCAGATATCCGGATCTAACCTCTGTTTCTGCCTTCTCATCCTGAATACTGCTATGCAAGTAGAGATACATTTCCTGAACTCTGATTGGTTTAGCACTGGAGAAAACGGTAAAGAGATACTGAAGCACTGATGCTGCTAATGAAATGCATGTAAATGACATCACCCTAATTAGAATACACGCAGATGAGTTAACTGGAAGCTGATCATTTTCATCCATATATTGacaaattagcatttttggTTAAATATTTCTAAAGGATCcatgttatttttttcttcattaaaaCCTTAGGATTCATTTTTTAAGTTTTTGACATAACATAAAAGGTCTCCTGTTGTTGGTGCTTAACTAAATGAGTTGAATGGGTTTATCCATGAACATGCCTTCAAAAGCCCTGGTTTATCTGGGGGAGCTTTAGTGGGCGTCTCTGAGTGTAGTCCCAGGACAGCGTTGTGTTACACTGCTTATTCAGTTTCTGCAGCGTATGCTTTATGTGGCCTGTATCAATTAACATTATGCAGTATTGGCTTTTTATTGGCACAGTGACATCATAATGGATGACCAGCGTTTTCAAGGCTACCTTTCACCTttcacctctcacctctcacccaATTACCCAGGCAACGCAGAGAGCTTACGTTACGTCTTCTACTTTTTGTTTGAGAATGCACAcc
Proteins encoded:
- the cdc42ep2 gene encoding cdc42 effector protein 2 — translated: MAAKAPIYLKRRSRKGKKEKLRDLLSSDMISPPLGDFRHTIHIGSGGGDDDLFGDLSFLQGKFHLLPGQQDPQGGSSLSRAASVSGAPPATDSSPLLKNAVSLPVIGAVQALTLPAGPATVATTRVPQLPPSPPSMAPPPKPPRLHLESPPSSLPASPSRTTPPSLGPCLEGGGRGRGAGEDEEEEERPYLSHAGSLLSLHLDLGPSILDDVLQIMDSQRTTTFNGGFTPSGRKEVFI